From a single Photobacterium gaetbulicola Gung47 genomic region:
- a CDS encoding putative sensor histidine kinase (COG0642) gives MLEQLGSIGYFIGAGGFAFLFVLLLPTYNQKSIPKNLLLLSCLNGCLWAMASGFKVPYGYSILPSLLAETLFNLAITLLVISTIVNSTYIKSFFQNRLYWLSGTIAFMALLEISRFFYPLLNQKIFFLLHLVQATIGLWLVESLYRHHHPSSLYQAIKPLCLGLGLLFGYNFAFYADAFLTNTLANTFWQGRGWLITASIPFIALASRRIRRWESRVYISRDIVFHSTLSLAAGLYLLMMSIAGYYIKSVGSDWANVAQTLFFSFSGLLLAGLFFSEPLRKQLKVFITKHFFANKYEYRQEWMTFYTVMKDNQQSPYKRALKAIIGPFGCDCGVLAIRQQGTFTMVANINCDPEDSNIGRQIDSLATPLIENNWISELDKLVTGKENPPFPVNRTQIPNECHLPLMIPLSSRDGFQGIFLLSQPRSTNSINWEDRDLMKALSSEISLYLTIYEANKILAISKQFDTFNKMSSFLVHDLKNVLTQLQLLNRNAPRHKNNPEFIDDAFDTVESATRRLASVLNQLQHKRIEPEQCEWFDLTKVIEEACAMRSIQSPIPYFEHDHSQSISLKANRERVKNVLNHLLQNAQDATSHNGKVSISLQLMAEHFTIVISDTGHGMSEAFINDRLFKPFDSTKGNAGMGLGAYDAKLLVEQMKGSIKVKSAISEGTSIVLSFPINQAASITRGKTWTHC, from the coding sequence ATGCTAGAACAGCTCGGTTCCATTGGCTATTTTATCGGCGCTGGTGGTTTTGCTTTTTTGTTCGTCCTATTGTTACCCACCTACAACCAAAAAAGTATCCCCAAAAATCTCTTACTTTTATCCTGCCTGAACGGTTGTCTATGGGCGATGGCCAGTGGCTTCAAAGTTCCCTATGGCTATTCAATACTCCCCTCTTTACTGGCTGAAACCTTGTTCAACCTTGCAATAACCCTTCTCGTCATTAGCACGATTGTCAATAGCACATATATAAAAAGTTTCTTTCAGAATCGGTTGTATTGGCTATCTGGCACTATAGCGTTTATGGCTCTGCTTGAAATTTCGCGTTTTTTTTATCCCCTGTTGAACCAAAAGATCTTTTTCTTACTCCATCTCGTTCAGGCAACCATCGGTTTATGGCTGGTTGAAAGCCTTTATCGCCATCATCATCCAAGTAGTTTGTACCAGGCCATCAAACCACTCTGCCTCGGGCTCGGGCTTCTCTTCGGGTATAATTTTGCATTTTATGCCGACGCTTTCCTCACCAACACATTGGCGAACACTTTTTGGCAGGGTCGCGGCTGGTTAATTACGGCATCAATCCCTTTCATTGCACTTGCATCCCGACGTATTCGAAGATGGGAGAGCCGAGTCTATATATCCCGGGATATCGTCTTTCATAGCACATTGTCACTAGCTGCAGGACTCTATCTACTGATGATGTCAATCGCGGGCTATTATATTAAATCTGTAGGCTCTGACTGGGCCAACGTAGCACAAACACTTTTTTTCTCGTTCAGCGGACTGCTCTTAGCGGGTTTATTCTTTTCTGAACCTCTCAGAAAACAACTCAAAGTCTTTATCACCAAACACTTCTTCGCCAACAAGTACGAATACCGCCAAGAGTGGATGACCTTTTACACCGTTATGAAAGATAATCAGCAATCGCCTTATAAACGTGCCTTGAAGGCAATAATTGGCCCTTTTGGCTGCGATTGCGGTGTCCTCGCTATCCGGCAGCAGGGCACCTTTACCATGGTAGCCAATATCAACTGTGATCCTGAAGATAGCAATATCGGCAGACAGATTGATTCACTAGCCACACCTTTAATTGAGAATAACTGGATTTCAGAACTCGATAAATTAGTAACAGGTAAAGAAAACCCGCCCTTCCCTGTCAATCGCACCCAGATCCCAAACGAATGCCATTTACCATTAATGATCCCGCTGTCGTCACGAGATGGGTTTCAGGGAATATTTCTTCTCTCTCAGCCACGTTCAACCAATAGTATTAACTGGGAAGATCGGGATCTGATGAAAGCCCTCAGCAGCGAGATTAGCCTGTATCTCACTATCTATGAGGCCAACAAAATACTCGCCATTAGCAAGCAGTTTGATACATTCAACAAGATGTCGTCTTTTTTGGTTCATGATCTGAAGAACGTGCTGACACAGCTGCAACTGCTAAATCGAAATGCACCTCGCCATAAAAACAACCCTGAGTTCATCGATGATGCCTTTGACACCGTTGAGTCGGCAACCCGCCGTCTAGCAAGCGTACTAAACCAATTGCAACATAAACGTATCGAACCAGAGCAATGCGAATGGTTTGATCTCACAAAAGTGATAGAGGAAGCCTGTGCCATGCGGTCGATTCAATCACCTATTCCCTATTTTGAGCACGACCACAGCCAATCCATTTCGCTCAAAGCAAATAGAGAGCGGGTCAAAAATGTATTAAACCACCTACTTCAGAATGCCCAAGATGCTACCTCACATAATGGCAAGGTCAGTATTTCCCTTCAGCTAATGGCAGAACATTTTACTATAGTTATTTCTGATACTGGGCATGGCATGAGTGAAGCATTCATCAATGATCGGCTATTTAAGCCATTCGACAGCACCAAAGGCAATGCCGGTATGGGGCTTGGGGCATATGACGCCAAACTGCTTGTGGAACAAATGAAGGGGTCGATAAAGGTCAAGTCAGCAATAAGCGAAGGGACAAGCATCGTCTTATCCTTTCCCATTAACCAGGCGGCATCCATCACAAGAGGCAAAACATGGACACATTGCTAG
- a CDS encoding putative sigma-54 dependent DNA-binding response regulator (COG2204) produces the protein MDTLLVIEDDIGIQKQLKWHLTDYNLVFAANRQEAITALRRFEPNVVTLDLGLPPDQTNASEGLKTLKEILTLNPNTKVIVITGNDDKEHALKAIEDGAHDYYLKPIDSNILTVIIDRAFNLAKLELENIKQQENNYNSNGFIGCSAQMQYINQAIKQTALADIPALIIGECGTGKKTVARTIHQQSVRHDKPIHEFHCPSLEQETIEQTLFGTGSDASHQGILEESDGGTLIIDEISLLPLSVQKRLLQFLRTKKITYSSSDTELKLNVNVIGISRYPLEDSVNDNRFLSELYVRLSSNRINLPALREHSEDILLYAQTLLHKARTNNQSKASGFTNDALQSMLNYHWPGNLSELTAAIQSAIVNCHGKLITRQDLPFTSDEHLDRPLQTLSLRSAREQVEKKAILQAVAISNGNISKAAGLLGITRPTLYTLIEKHGIPVANK, from the coding sequence ATGGACACATTGCTAGTCATCGAAGACGATATCGGAATTCAGAAACAGCTTAAATGGCATTTAACCGATTATAACCTTGTTTTTGCCGCAAATCGCCAAGAAGCCATCACAGCACTACGCCGATTTGAGCCAAATGTAGTCACCTTGGATCTTGGCCTTCCCCCCGATCAAACCAATGCCTCTGAAGGATTAAAAACACTCAAAGAGATCCTGACACTGAACCCCAATACTAAAGTCATTGTCATCACCGGCAATGATGACAAAGAACACGCCCTCAAAGCCATTGAAGACGGTGCACATGATTACTACCTAAAGCCTATTGATAGCAATATACTCACTGTCATTATTGACAGGGCATTCAATCTCGCCAAACTGGAATTAGAAAATATCAAACAGCAGGAGAACAATTACAACAGTAATGGTTTTATTGGCTGCTCCGCGCAAATGCAGTATATCAACCAGGCAATTAAGCAAACTGCCCTTGCAGATATACCTGCACTGATTATCGGTGAGTGCGGTACAGGAAAAAAAACTGTTGCCCGCACAATTCACCAACAGAGCGTACGCCACGACAAACCCATCCACGAATTCCATTGTCCATCTCTCGAACAAGAGACGATTGAACAAACTCTGTTCGGAACCGGCAGCGACGCGTCACACCAAGGGATCTTGGAAGAATCAGATGGTGGCACCCTCATTATCGACGAAATCAGCTTACTTCCTCTTTCGGTTCAAAAGCGACTATTACAGTTTTTGCGGACAAAAAAAATAACATACAGTTCAAGCGATACTGAATTAAAACTAAACGTCAATGTCATAGGCATCAGCCGATACCCATTGGAAGATAGCGTCAATGACAATCGATTTCTTTCTGAGCTGTATGTGCGGCTGAGTAGCAATAGAATAAATCTTCCAGCGCTGCGTGAGCATAGCGAAGATATCCTGCTGTATGCCCAGACTTTGTTGCACAAAGCAAGAACCAATAATCAATCAAAAGCAAGCGGATTTACCAATGACGCGCTTCAATCCATGCTTAATTATCATTGGCCAGGAAATTTATCGGAATTAACGGCAGCCATCCAGTCTGCAATTGTAAACTGTCACGGCAAACTTATTACCAGACAAGACTTACCTTTTACCTCCGATGAGCATCTAGATAGACCACTACAGACGCTGAGCCTACGCTCGGCACGTGAACAGGTTGAAAAAAAAGCCATATTACAAGCCGTTGCTATCAGCAACGGAAACATATCAAAAGCAGCCGGTCTGCTTGGAATCACTCGTCCAACACTTTATACATTAATTGAAAAACATGGAATACCCGTCGCTAATAAATAA